In Lytechinus variegatus isolate NC3 chromosome 12, Lvar_3.0, whole genome shotgun sequence, a single window of DNA contains:
- the LOC121425610 gene encoding uncharacterized protein LOC121425610, whose product MADISQLKLLRRNTKGALTRTLNSIERLLVDPANDAETIKEYIAKAGEQFKEVECKHTKLVENITDEAIYEEEEEWMGECEQRFVETIVHARKFIGSLNQSEPITLKSETQPTPTPSSVTQGASPPAVGAASIPTSQPTNPAATTNSVSPSPTSGLSAGTPKMQKMKFPTFNGDIKEYQRFCTLFKHCATDLTEIECFYQLTQSMINARERNMIKGCINVQRAWQVLDEKYGDQDRVVDNLLQELENLKPYQTKGKVSLSAMTVFVQTLQVFEMQAETIGLSGELNSKILLSQIKQKMPEEHRIAYYKSVRDEHNSDTLGGLVKWLHSQLLLQEKAKSPFPEKLSSSETMQNKSTKSSNAATWNQPKQQNRFKEQKGPKVPKCALHTNSNTHFLKTCMKFRNLSLQEKYDIMKKHNICNRCGHNNCQAGKPPFDLKSCQFPSPCTIQTCGSDAHFSAICPVVYGSNTASVNPPRVHPPDQMNANARSFRPASVTTVTGKELHGILPTVMGYLRIGNLRQLVRILLDGGSQASLVREGIFPRTEHDRYQEHELTLVGGNTISRRLKLIDCQIEDMKGKHSYPLTLTEIDKPCGNAQVIQADIIQQYAHLSEIEVNTAPSTTIDVLLGVDNTYLMIWEEFIRGPRCDDPVAVRCPLGWYIQGGRSCGTTPLLNYLNVSAIGPIEEFIGLETMGLEPKRCKCSTDLLDRNATEVMQQSVSQLPNGSYEIALPWKKPPESLPDNYEYAVKRQKHLEKQFADRPAEWEVYCKQMRDQVKRGVSRHVTDEEMRQDRATGKKMWFLPHFAVTKDSTTTPVRVVYDGKSRFQGHALNDYLMKGENVNSNLFEVALRFRENEVGVIADISKMYQAIKIKPDDARFHRYVFRESPSHPLQVFELSTVTFGDKPSPTAAILTLRHVVEEHAPRDEGLKDVVVHQFYMDDLNESVSDVQQALELKSKLTKTLEKGKFNLRKWQSNKREVCDETEDMKSATVLGTKWNLEKDTLSVKEVKPIKGIPTKRSILKQTASYYDVFGVLSGILVRPKILLQKLWQLNLDWDTPIDSQKELCATLDAINKDLEEVVDVEIPRCLIPEEFKGTRPLPEVSLHGLSDASEDAMGMGVWLRWSHLEGTGAELSFVCARARLTPLKQSSMPRKELQAILLLSRLMCTIRDALRINIAYWKIWTDSMTAISWLRGQSKSFRAYVAYRVGEITTRFDPISDVAYVPSAQNAIDLVSRGGTASEMKRVIDGPEFLKLSPSMWPKTPENIPTDPKDKEKKKFHVRNAKTYALGVKMEDKTKPILDATKYSNWTKLKMVTARVLSVRELPKSQWLKQLMIQIAQWPSHKFIREAERYWIRQAQKDINFHDPNILKLDPFLDEDGVYRVGGRLDRAPLSYDLRHPYLLPKKCHISYLLVRDSHVHAVHGGYLRTATEVRKKFWIIGDISLARHVVRNCVTCKRYKGKPVQQRMADLPSFRVTPCAPPFKTTLVDYLGPINVKLNRNTTTKGYCALFTCAVTRAVHLTVVQDLSTQSFLQALERFVSIRGAPATMISDNATCFRGADNKINELNLKLDKKQIRELGLRYQVEWKFGPPGGPHHQGAVERMVQEVKKAMRHLVKADKLTFVEWETVFCQISGLINSRPLTAMSASPLDQPPLTPNHFLIGRGDLSCPDIPCEEYRGDLRKRRELCKTMVDGFWRRWMDCIHKLSPRNKWQRSTENLEEGDIVLVIGDSKARGSWKMAEVVKCYPGQDDLVRIVDVKSTDRTIAKKPVTKLVSLMKRSERDDLGD is encoded by the coding sequence ATGGCCGACATAAGCCAACTGAAGTTATTGAGACGGAATACTAAAGGAGCTTTAACTCGCACCTTAAACTCCATTGAGAGGTTGCTAGTAGACCCTGCAAATGACGCTGAAACCATAAAAGAATACATAGCCAAAGCAGGGGAACAGTTCAAAGAAGTGGAATGTAAACACACCAAGTTGGTAGAGAACATAACAGATGAAGCAATatacgaagaagaagaagaatggatGGGAGAGTGTGAACAGAGGTTTGTGGAGACCATCGTTCATGCACGGAAGTTCATCGGGTCTCTGAACCAAAGTGAGCCAATTACTCTCAAGTCTGAAACGCAGCCAACACCCACGCCTTCATCTGTCACACAAGGTGCATCCCCACCAGCAGTGGGAGCTGCATCTATTCCTACATCCCAACCTACCAACCCAGCAGCAACGACCAATTCGGTTTCTCCTAGTCCAACATCTGGTCTGTCAGCTGGTActccaaaaatgcaaaagatgAAATTTCCTACATTTAATGGGGACATTAAAGAGTATCAACGTTTCTGTACTTTGTTCAAACATTGTGCCACAGATCTAACAGAAATAGAGTGTTTTTACCAGCTTACTCAATCCATGATCAATGCACGTGAGCGCAACATGATAAAGGGTTGCATCAACGTACAGAGAGCCTGGCAAGTTCTAGATGAGAAGTACGGCGACCAGGATAGAGTTGTGGACAATCTGCTTCAGGAATTGGAGAACTTGAAGCCTTATCAAACCAAAGGTAAAGTTAGTCTGAGCGCCATGACTGTATTTGTCCAGACATTGCAGGTGTTTGAAATGCAAGCAGAAACAATTGGCCTTTCTGGAGAGCTGAATAGTAAAATCTTACTTAGTCAAATCAAGCAAAAGATGCCTGAGGAACATCGCATTGCCTACTACAAGAGTGTCAGAGATGAACACAACAGTGACACGCTTGGAGGTCTGGTTAAATGGCTACATAGTCAGCTTCTACTACAAGAGAAGGCCAAGTCACCTTTTCCGGAGAAACTTAGTTCTTCTGAGACGATGCAGAATAAAAGTACCAAATCATCAAACGCTGCAACTTGGAACCAACCTAAACAGCAGAATCGTTTCAAAGAACAGAAAGGCCCCAAGGTACCCAAGTGCGCTCTTCATACaaactcaaatacacatttTCTGAAAACGTGTATGAAATTCAGGAATCTGAGCCTCCaggaaaaatatgacattatgaaaaaacacaaCATTTGTAATCGTTGTGGTCATAACAATTGTCAAGCTGGGAAGCCTCCTTTCGATCTGAAGTCCTGCCAGTTTCCTTCACCATGCACTATCCAGACGTGTGGCAGTGATGCCCATTTCTCTGCCATTTGTCCTGTAGTATATGGGAGTAATACTGCTTCGGTGAATCCACCCCGGGTTCATCCACCAGACCAGATGAATGCCAATGCAAGGTCATTTCGTCCAGCATCTGTAACTACCGTAACGGGAAAGGAACTCCATGGTATTCTCCCAACAGTTATGGGCTATCTTCGAATAGGGAACCTTCGCCAATTGGTACGCATATTACTTGATGGTGGAAGCCAAGCTTCACTTGTTAGAGAAGGGATCTTCCCAAGGACGGAACATGACAGATATCAAGAGCATGAATTAACACTAGTTGGGGGAAACACCATCTCACGGAGACTGAAACTCATTGATTGTCAAATAGAGGACATGAAAGGGAAGCACTCTTACCCACTGACATTAACAGAGATTGATAAGCCATGTGGAAACGCTCAAGTCATTCAAGCAGATATTATACAGCAGTATGCCCACTTGAGTGAAATTGAGGTCAACACTGCTCCTTCGACAACTATCGATGTTCTTCTCGGTGTTGACAATACGTACCTGATGATCTGGGAAGAGTTCATCAGGGGCCCGAGATGTGATGATCCAGTTGCAGTCAGATGTCCATTGGGATGGTATATCCAAGGAGGACGTTCGTGCGGTACTACCCCACTCCTCAACTACCTCAATGTATCTGCCATCGGTCCAATTGAAGAGTTTATTGGGTTAGAGACTATGGGTCTGGAACCAAAAAGATGTAAATGTTCAACAGACCTTCTGGACAGAAATGCCACAGAGGTCATGCAGCAAAGTGTGTCTCAACTCCCAAATGGTTCCTATGAGATCGCACTTCCATGGAAGAAACCCCCTGAGAGTTTACCAGACAATTATGAGTATGCCgtgaaaagacaaaaacacCTCGAGAAGCAGTTTGCTGACAGGCCTGCTGAATGGGAGGTGTATTGCAAGCAGATGAGAGATCAGGTTAAGAGGGGCGTTTCCAGACACGTGACAGACGAAGAGATGAGACAAGACCGGGCTACAGGAAAGAAAATGTGGTTTCTTCCACATTTCGCAGTCACCAAGGACTCAACTACCACTCCTGTGCGAGTAGTGTATGATGGAAAGTCACGATTCCAAGGTCATGCACTAAATGACTATTTGATGAAAGGAGAGAATGTTAATTCAAACCTGTTTGAAGTCGCCTTGCGCTTCAGAGAGAATGAGGTTGGAGTTATTGCTGATATAAGCAAGATGTACCAAGCCATCAAAATCAAACCAGATGATGCCAGATTTCATCGTTACGTCTTCAGAGAGAGCCCAAGTCACCCGTTACAGGTTTTCGAGCTCAGCACTGTGACTTTTGGGGACAAACCCTCACCAACAGCTGCCATCCTCACACTGCGACATGTCGTCGAGGAACATGCTCCAAGAGATGAAGGACTGAAAGATGTAGTTGTCCACCAGTTCTACATGGACGATCTGAACGAATCTGTTTCTGATGTGCAGCAAGCTCTTGAACTCAAATCGAAGCTCACAAAGACCCTAGAGAAGGGAAAGTTCAATCTACGTAAGTGGCAGTCAAACAAACGAGAGGTTTGTGATGAGACCGAGGATATGAAGTCTGCAACAGTGCTTGGGACCAAATGGAATTTGGAGAAAGACACGCTGAGCGTCAAAGAGGTGAAACCAATCAAGGGTATACCTACGAAGCGCAGCATTCTGAAACAGACGGCATCATACTACGATGTCTTCGGAGTTTTGTCTGGAATATTGGTGAGGCCAAAGATCCTCCTGCAAAAACTATGGCAACTCAATTTGGATTGGGATACGCCTATTGACTCCCAAAAAGAACTCTGTGCAACACTGGATGCCATAAACAAGGACCTGGAGGAAGTAGTGGATGTTGAGATACCGAGATGCCTAATTCCAGAGGAGTTTAAAGGAACGAGACCCTTGCCTGAGGTGTCACTACATGGACTAAGTGATGCATCTGAAGACGCGATGGGCATGGGAGTGTGGCTCAGGTGGTCCCATCTGGAAGGAACAGGGGCAGAGTTGTCCTTTGTGTGTGCGAGAGCAAGGCTTACACCGCTGAAGCAATCGAGCATGCCCAGGAAAGAGCTGCAAGCAATTCTTTTGCTGTCGAGACTGATGTGCACGATCAGAGATGCCCTCCGTATCAACATAGCATACTGGAAAATATGGACTGACAGTATGACTGCCATCAGCTGGTTGAGGGGTCAGTCCAAATCCTTCCGTGCCTATGTCGCCTACAGGGTAGGCGAAATCACCACTAGATTTGATCCTATCTCTGATGTCGCCTATGTACCATCTGCCCAGAATGCAATTGACCTGGTGTCTAGAGGAGGTACTGCAAGTGAGATGAAGCGAGTTATAGATGGTCCAGAGTTCTTAAAACTTTCTCCATCAATGTGGCCAAAGACACCCGAGAATATCCCTACAGATccaaaagacaaagaaaagaaaaagttcCATGTACGGAATGCGAAGACATATGCACTAGGTGTCAAGATGGAGGACAAAACGAAACCAATCTTGGATGCTACAAAGTACTCCAACTGGACAAAGCTCAAGATGGTCACCGCAAGAGTATTGTCTGTGAGAGAACTGCCAAAAAGCCAGTGGTTGAAGCAACTCATGATCCAGATTGCACAGTGGCCATCTCACAAATTCATACGAGAAGCAGAGCGGTACTGGATTCGTCAGGCTCAGAAAGATATCAACTTTCATGACCCTAACATTCTGAAACTCGACCCATTCCTTGATGAAGACGGTGTCTATCGTGTTGGTGGACGTTTGGACAGAGCACCGTTGTCGTATGACCTGCGTCATCCATACCTTCTCCCGAAGAAGTGCCATATCAGTTACCTTCTTGTGCGAGATAGTCACGTACACGCCGTCCATGGAGGTTACCTGAGAACAGCTACTGAAGTCCGTAAGAAGTTCTGGATTATCGGTGACATATCTCTAGCACGACATGTTGTCCGTAACTGTGTGACATGCAAGAGGTACAAGGGAAAACCAGTCCAACAAAGAATGGCTGATTTGCCATCGTTTCGAGTAACTCCTTGTGCACCGCCATTCAAAACTACACTAGTGGATTATCTGGGCCCAATCAACGTGAAACTAAACAGGAATACCACAACGAAGGGGTACTGTGCACTGTTTACTTGTGCAGTCACCAGGGCCGTCCACCTAACTGTGGTGCAGGACCTTTCTACACAGTCATTTCTCCAGGCGTTAGAAAGGTTTGTGAGCATTAGAGGGGCTCCAGCTACAATGATCAGTGACAATGCAACTTGCTTCCGTGGAGCAGACAACAAAATCAACGAGCTGAACTTGAAGCTTGATAAGAAACAAATCAGAGAGCTTGGTCTGCGCTACCAGGTGGAATGGAAATTCGGACCACCAGGGGGACCTCATCATCAGGGAGCCGTTGAACGCATGGTGCAAGAGGTGAAAAAAGCGATGAGGCACCTTGTGAAAGCTGATAAGCTAACCTTCGTTGAGTGGGAGACAGTGTTCTGCCAGATTTCGGGACTTATCAATAGTCGCCCACTTACTGCGATGTCGGCGTCACCACTTGATCAGCCACCTCTAACACCTAACCATTTCCTCATTGGTCGGGGAGATCTGAGCTGCCCTGACATCCCTTGTGAGGAGTACAGGGGAGACCTGCGGAAGCGTCGCGAACTATGCAAGACGATGGTGGATGGGTTCTGGCGCAGATGGATGGACTGCATTCACAAACTGTCACCACGCAACAAGTGGCAAAGGTCAACAGAGAATCTTGAAGAAGGAGATATAGTTCTCGTCATTGGGGATAGTAAGGCTCGTGGATCGTGGAAGATGGCAGAGGTCGTGAAATGCTATCCGGGGCAAGATGATCTCGTGAGAATCGTAGATGTTAAGTCCACTGATCGTACAATCGCGAAAAAGCCGGTGACAAAACTTGTGTCTCTAATGAAAAGGTCAGAGCGAGATGATTTAGGTGACTAA